From Rutidosis leptorrhynchoides isolate AG116_Rl617_1_P2 chromosome 3, CSIRO_AGI_Rlap_v1, whole genome shotgun sequence, a single genomic window includes:
- the LOC139900740 gene encoding uncharacterized mitochondrial protein AtMg00810-like — protein sequence MSDLGLLSYYLGLEVIQGIDGIKIHQSRYAKRILEESGMWECNSTKYPMGPGLKLMKDDGSTCVDATEYRKTIGCLWYLTHTRPDLAYSVGYASRYMQTPKITHLQAVKQILMYLKGTVDVGIHYRRNGSNNLLGFSDSSFSVDPDDGKGTTGLVFYFDDGPIA from the coding sequence ATGAGTGATCTGGGCTTACTTTCTTATTATCTCGGACTCGAAGTAATACAAGGCATAGATGGAATAAAAATTCATCAATCAAGATATGCTAAAAGAATCCTAGAGGAATCAGGAATGTGGGAGTGCAATTCCACCAAATATCCAATGGGACCAGGTCTGAAGTTGATGAAAGATGATGGCAGTACATGTGTTGATGCAACTGAATACCGAAAAACAATTGGATGTCTTTGGTATTTAACTCATACAAGGCCGGATCTTGCATACTCGGTGggatatgcaagtaggtatatgcaAACTCCTAAAATTACTCATCTTCAAGCTGTTAAGCAAATTCTCATGTACTTGAAAGGTACAGTAGACGTTGGTATTCACTATCGAAGGAATGGTAGCAATAACCTACTTGGATTTAGCGACAGCAGCTTCTCGGTGGACCCAGATGATGGAAAGGGTACTACTGGATTAGTGTTCTACTTTGATGATGGACCTATTGCTTGA